A stretch of DNA from Schistocerca americana isolate TAMUIC-IGC-003095 chromosome 3, iqSchAmer2.1, whole genome shotgun sequence:
agaactcgtggtAGTAATTTGCagacttgacttattaaactgatagttcggtaattttaacatctgtcaacacctgctttctttgggattggaattattatactcttcttgaagtctgagggtattttgcctgtctcatacatcttgctcaccagatggtagaatgttgctctcccaaggccgtcagtagttctaaaggaatgttgtctactcccggggccttgttttgactcaggtctttcagtgctctgtcaaactcttcacgcagtatcgtatctcccatttcatcttcatttacatcctcttccatttccataatattgtcctcaagtacattgcccttatatagaccctctctatactccttccacctttctgctttcccttctttgcttagaactaggtttccatctgagcgcttgatattcatacaagtggttctcttttctccaaaggtctctttaattttcctgtaggcagtatctatcttacccttcatgagataagcctctacatccttacatttgtcctctagccatctctgcttatccattttgcacttcctgacgatctcatttttgagacatttttatttctttttgcctgcttcatttactgcatttttatattttctcctttcatcaattaaattcaatatttcttctgttacccaaggatttctactatccctcgtctttttacctacttgatcctctgctgccttcactacttcatccctcaaagctacccattcttcttctactgtatttctttcccccattcctgtcaattgttcccttatgctctccctgaaactctgtacaacctctggtttagtcagtttccaCATATATTTAGTCAGTTTCCACATATATTAAGGATTTTACATTTAATGGCATACATTCTCTCTAATAGATGAAATTCTGAAATTGAAGTTAATGTTGCCTACAAGAATGTATAATCAGAAATTTGCTAATGAACAGAGCTGTGAATTACTGGCAGTTGCAGAACAAGCAAAAACTGTGTGTGACTGTGTATTTATAACAGCAAGAAATTTCAACTACGGTACATCATTAATGGCAGTGCTCTGTGTCCAACGACGGAAGGACAAAGTGGAACCAATAGCTATGTGTAGCTAAAGAAGTGTGAAGATAACGACTTTAAAATGGCTTTGGTTACTGGAACTGGTCAGGCTGTATGAAAATAAAATTGCAGATGTTGCTGTTATTTGTTTCCAAGATTCCTTAATAATCTTCGCAAGCTTCCTTCAATGCCTGTAGTATTGCTTTCAATTTTCTCATTTACAATGAAGAGTAAACCTGACTTCTTACCATGCTCTATTTTGCTGGAATAAAATGGGTAACTCTCCTTGATTTTTCTCTGTGCTTCTGACAACCACACTATGTTCCATTTGTTGTATAACTCTTACTTAAAATCGACTAACCTATCTTAGGATCATAAAGTTCTTCTATCTATTATTTCCGAATACAAAGTGGTAGAAGCAGGTGGATTTTGGAGGTCTTTTTAAAGCAAACGGAATAAGATATCCTTGTTGGGAAGATATGACACCTCACGAATTAAGATGACAAATGGCACAGTAACAAAGAGAAAATTCTAcaagttccctcaaaagtggacaTCAACTTCTCTAGGTGTCCTTAATAAGGACACCAGTcagaaaatcaatattaaaaattCTACAACCATGTATCTCCAGTTATTTCTTCTCAACCTTGTTAATTCTGTAGCTCattgataaaataaaatattttcaattagTGACATCCTTTACCATCTCTGCTGCAAGCTTGTGTGGTTCCAAACTTGCATTCTGCATATAATTCAATTATCCGCTcagcacaatcacacacacacacacacacacacacatatatatatatatatatatatgttcagttGTCTCTGCTTTTGACCCACATATGCTGTATGCCCCTTTCTCACCCTCTTTCTGCCCTCATTATTTCCTACTTTTAAAATATAATGAATTTTGCCTGTACCCATCAGTATGTATCTTTTCAGTTTCCACGATTCTGACACTATCCTGACATTCCATTTCTTCTCACAATTTTATTTTGGTATTATAAATGCACCTTTTATTTCTTGATACAggatgccattttttttttcattcttactGATAGCTGCATATGAAGAATTACTGCTATACAGTATTACTGCTATACAGTATCGAAATAAGCTCAGAAGGTGTAGAAGTTTGTGTACTGTAAAATCTTTAAAAGCCTGTCAAATCTGTCCCAGATGTGCCAGAAAAGCAGGGCTGAGTAAGCAGTACATAGATATTCTGCTGGTAACATACTGTGTCATCAAGTAGGTTTCCCCTTTGATAAGAACTTACACTACAGCCGTAACACTTGAATGACAAACAACATTTTCTCGAAGCATATTTATTCGATAATGAATTTTAGCTATAGcatagtagtaataatagtaatagtaagtaAAACCGTTTTAGATCAATACAGAAGAGAGTATGAAAATAGATGTAATTTTCCTGCAAGATGTAATGTGTCATGACTATTTAagacatttttctctttgttttttcttGCTTGTGCAGGTACCCTACATAAATTACATTGTGCACTTCTATCTCATTCCAGAATACTGGCCTCATGAAACTCTAAATTCATGCAGTGAGAATATTGTGTTTGACCATCCCTTTGGGATAAATGTGATACTTCCTGATAATCGGAAAACAGATTACCTTTATACATGTGCCAAGTGCTGTAAGACGTACAAGTTTCAGCGATCTTTGAATAGGCATCTTACATATGAATGTGGGAAACTACCTCAGTTTCAGTGTCCATACTGCAATGAAAAGAGACATCTTAAATGTAATTTGGATAAACACATTATgcgtaaacataaaaaaattccaatgTGTATTTAGTTCCACCATATAGTAGATGTTGTCATGAGATACAAATAAATGTGCTGTTAAAAGATatcatttattttcttttagaTTAGTTATATGTTGTATACAGGGTTATTTTGTAAGTATTTCTAGGGTTTTAGAAGACAGCTGCATAAAAACTACAAGAcgaacagaaaaattacacatttcaATGCCTTAGCATAGTTGCGGACTGCACCACTATGGGCAGTCACACCAGAACGTGAAGACAAGCCATCAGTTCATTATTGTTGCCTTTGGGTAGGCAACCCAGTGTACAGCTTTTCAAAGCATGCTGGTGTCGTTACGCATTCCTGAACACCATCGTCAGTGACTTCAATTAATTGTGCGCGTGTATTGACATTTTCCACATCACAAATGATGCCTTTATTGAGCACCTATATGACAGGTTACAACTTGGAGAGATACTCTGTCCGCTGATAGTGTCTACTTTCTGTAAGTCATTTAGTTCTGAAACATCACCTTCTGAAAACCAGAGGTACTTATAAATAATCCTGTACTTTCCAGTGCATATTTCTGAAAGACAATTTCAAGCACAACTTGTGAAGGATTGATGTTGATTACTTCTAGTGCACAATTTTATTATAatcattttttcc
This window harbors:
- the LOC124607428 gene encoding longitudinals lacking protein, isoforms N/O/W/X/Y-like, coding for MQYSSDYGKAWIQQVLEYWPHETLNSCSENIVFDHPFGINVILPDNRKTDYLYTCAKCCKTYKFQRSLNRHLTYECGKLPQFQCPYCNEKRHLKCNLDKHIMRKHKKIPMCI